In Paraglaciecola sp. T6c, the sequence TTTCGATGTTTGGCCTTTGCTTTGTACAAATGCAGGTGTGCATGAAGCGGGCTTTTACGCCCTAATTGCCCACACCCAAGGTATTTGGCGCGAGAATTTGCACTGGGATAAAACGACTTATTACTTTGCCATGATGCTTGCCCATCCCGCTTAAATCCCACATCACCGCGCACTCGGCCTAGCCAGAACCATCCATGCTTTTCGACTTCACGAAACCAAGGGTTACGATAGCCTGCATCGGTCACAATCAACGGGCAACAACCCAACGGCAGGATACTCGCTAACTCCCGTAAAAAGGGGTTATGACTGACAGGAGAGTTGTATTCTCCAAAGGAAAATACGCGCTCATAAAGTGTGACAGAGCGCCCCTGAACACTGACCGATGCACGCAAGGTTAAATGCCTGAGCTGCTCACGCACATCAGACCAATCCACAAGGACAACGGGCATGGGGTTAGCACCGCAAAGCAAGCGAGCGTGCCAACGGTAGATGTCGAGCCGTTCATTATGTAGGTTGTTATTACCAAGCAGCCTGTCGATGCGTTTAATGTTGTGTTTCGGGGCCACGGAGCCTGAGATATTGCGTCCTAATTCGGTCAACGATAGTTGCTGGCCATCTAGCAAAGATTGGGTGGCAACCATCAAAGCGGAAAGACGTTTGGCATGTAGATTAGGGCATTGTTTTTTAAGCAAATCGTGTAAGATATGAATATCACGCATGGTGTTGTTATCTAGTTGGTTTTTGGCGAAATCC encodes:
- a CDS encoding IS4-like element ISPat1 family transposase, producing the protein MRDIHILHDLLKKQCPNLHAKRLSALMVATQSLLDGQQLSLTELGRNISGSVAPKHNIKRIDRLLGNNNLHNERLDIYRWHARLLCGANPMPVVLVDWSDVREQLRHLTLRASVSVQGRSVTLYERVFSFGEYNSPVSHNPFLRELASILPLGCCPLIVTDAGYRNPWFREVEKHGWFWLGRVRGDVGFKRDGQASWQSNKSFYPSANSRAKYLGCGQLGRKSPLHAHLHLYKAKAKHRKDNRSSKAGRNHTAQQSYRAGSKEPWLLATNLPENDKLNSKQLVSLYARRMQIEETFRDIKSPQYGMGLRHSNSRCTKRFDILLLIAMLAEWLLRLLGIIAVKQNWERAFQANTIRHRRVLSIIRLGREVRKRAKDYRMNSAQMTWAIAQYITWVHKEGRPIL